The Sphingosinicella humi genome has a window encoding:
- a CDS encoding adenylate kinase — MNIILLGPPGAGKGTQASRLEAERGMVQLSTGDMLRAAVAAKSEVGLKAKAVMDAGDLVSDEIVTGILSERLDHDDVRKGFILDGYPRTVAQAESLERLLTQKGMALDHVIELVVDEDALIDRITGRFSCASCGTGYHERYKRPLVEGVCDVCGSREFKRRPDDNEETVRNRLAEYRAKTAPILPHYEAKGLVRRADGMAPIAEVNDAIEAILDGGA; from the coding sequence GTGAACATCATACTGCTGGGGCCTCCGGGGGCAGGCAAGGGGACCCAGGCGAGCCGGCTGGAAGCGGAGCGAGGCATGGTCCAGCTCTCGACCGGGGACATGCTCCGCGCCGCGGTCGCCGCCAAGAGCGAGGTCGGCCTCAAGGCCAAGGCGGTGATGGACGCCGGCGATCTGGTCTCGGACGAGATCGTGACCGGCATCCTGTCGGAACGGCTCGACCATGACGATGTCCGGAAGGGCTTCATCCTCGACGGCTATCCCCGGACCGTCGCCCAGGCGGAATCGCTGGAGCGCCTGCTGACCCAGAAGGGCATGGCGCTCGATCATGTCATCGAACTGGTCGTCGACGAGGACGCCCTGATCGACCGCATCACCGGCCGCTTCTCCTGCGCCAGCTGCGGCACCGGCTATCATGAGCGCTACAAGCGTCCGCTCGTGGAGGGCGTCTGCGACGTCTGCGGCAGCCGCGAGTTCAAGCGCCGGCCGGACGACAATGAGGAGACGGTTCGCAACCGTCTCGCCGAATATCGCGCCAAGACCGCGCCGATCCTGCCCCATTACGAGGCGAAGGGGCTGGTCCGGCGGGCCGACGGAATGGCACCGATTGCCGAGGTCAACGACGCCATCGAGGCGATCCTCGACGGCGGGGCCTAG
- the secY gene encoding preprotein translocase subunit SecY, producing the protein MASQAEQLAANLSLANFAKATDLKKRLWFTLGALIIFRLLSFVPLPGIDPRALSTLFDTTRGTVLDFFNTFSGGSLERMSLIALGVMPYITASIVVQLATSMSPTLAALKKEGESGRKKINQYTRYGTVFLCIIQGYFIAVGLEGWGSGQGGSAVIDPGLMFRATTVVSLVGGTMFLMWLGEQITSRGIGNGVSLIIMAGIVAQMPTALAQVFEGGRTGSLSPLLIMAVMALGLGLIGFICFMERAQRRILIQYPKRQTARGQMQAERSHLPLKINTANVIPPIFASSLLLMPLTVAQFAGNRVQGESFWGDMLITVTTALQHGAPLYMFLYGAGIAFFCFFYTAVVFNPEETADNLKRYGGFIPGIRPGKRTEEYLDYVLTRITVVGAAYLTLTCLIPEYLIARAGIPFYLGGTSLIIVVNVTMDTMTQIQSHLIAHQYGDLIKKAKLKGGRSR; encoded by the coding sequence ATGGCATCGCAAGCCGAACAACTGGCCGCCAATCTCTCACTGGCCAACTTCGCCAAGGCGACCGATCTCAAGAAGCGCCTGTGGTTCACCCTCGGCGCGCTGATCATCTTCCGCCTGCTGAGCTTCGTGCCGCTGCCCGGCATCGACCCGCGGGCGCTTTCGACCCTGTTCGACACGACCCGGGGCACCGTCCTCGATTTCTTCAACACCTTCTCGGGCGGCAGCCTTGAGCGGATGAGCCTCATCGCGCTCGGCGTCATGCCCTACATCACGGCCTCGATCGTGGTGCAGCTCGCGACGTCGATGTCGCCGACGCTGGCCGCCCTCAAGAAAGAGGGCGAGAGCGGTCGCAAGAAGATCAACCAATATACCCGCTACGGCACCGTCTTCCTCTGCATCATCCAGGGCTATTTCATTGCCGTTGGTCTAGAGGGCTGGGGCTCGGGCCAGGGCGGCTCGGCCGTGATCGATCCCGGCCTGATGTTCCGCGCCACGACCGTCGTCAGCCTTGTCGGCGGCACCATGTTCCTGATGTGGCTCGGTGAGCAGATCACCAGCCGCGGCATCGGCAATGGCGTCAGCCTCATCATCATGGCCGGCATCGTGGCCCAGATGCCGACCGCGCTCGCCCAGGTGTTCGAGGGCGGGCGGACCGGCAGCCTGTCGCCGCTGCTCATCATGGCGGTGATGGCCCTGGGGCTCGGCCTCATCGGCTTCATCTGCTTCATGGAGCGCGCGCAGCGCCGCATCCTCATCCAATATCCCAAGCGCCAGACGGCACGGGGCCAGATGCAGGCGGAACGCTCGCACCTGCCGCTGAAGATCAACACGGCGAACGTCATCCCGCCGATCTTCGCCTCGTCGCTGCTGCTGATGCCGCTGACGGTCGCGCAGTTCGCCGGCAACCGCGTCCAGGGCGAGAGCTTCTGGGGCGACATGCTGATCACGGTGACGACTGCGCTCCAGCACGGCGCGCCGCTCTACATGTTCCTCTACGGCGCCGGCATCGCCTTCTTCTGCTTCTTCTACACCGCCGTGGTGTTCAATCCGGAGGAGACCGCCGACAATTTGAAGCGCTATGGTGGCTTCATTCCCGGCATCCGCCCCGGCAAGCGCACAGAGGAATATCTCGATTATGTGCTGACCCGCATCACGGTCGTCGGCGCCGCCTATCTGACGCTGACCTGCCTCATTCCCGAATATCTGATCGCCCGCGCCGGCATTCCCTTCTACCTCGGCGGCACCAGCCTCATCATTGTCGTGAACGTCACCATGGACACGATGACCCAGATCCAGAGCCACCTCATCGCGCACCAATATGGCGACCTCATCAAGAAGGCGAAGCTGAAAGGCGGGCGCTCGAGGTGA
- the rpmD gene encoding 50S ribosomal protein L30, whose translation MATIKITQTGSPIRRTPDQRKTLIGLGLNKMHKTVELNDTPEVRGMIRKVQHMVTVAE comes from the coding sequence ATGGCGACGATCAAGATCACCCAGACGGGATCCCCGATCCGGCGCACGCCCGACCAGCGCAAGACGCTGATCGGCCTGGGCCTCAACAAGATGCACAAGACGGTCGAGCTGAACGACACCCCCGAGGTGCGCGGCATGATTCGGAAGGTGCAGCATATGGTGACGGTGGCGGAGTAA
- the rplO gene encoding 50S ribosomal protein L15, producing MNLNDLRDNKGARKSRVRVGRGIGSGLGKTGGRGQKGQKSRSGVSIWGFEGGQMPLHMRLPKRGFNNIFAKDYAEVNLGAVQKAVDAGKLDGKGTIDHAALKAAGLARGGKDGVRLLGKGEISAKLKFVVAGASAGAREAVEKAGGSVELIGVVPAAEKAAAKKGSAKKAAKAKA from the coding sequence ATGAATCTCAACGATCTCCGCGACAACAAAGGTGCCCGCAAGTCCCGCGTCCGTGTCGGACGCGGCATCGGTTCCGGCCTCGGCAAGACCGGCGGCCGCGGCCAGAAGGGCCAGAAGAGCCGCTCGGGCGTCTCCATCTGGGGCTTCGAGGGCGGTCAGATGCCGCTCCACATGCGGTTGCCGAAGCGGGGCTTCAACAACATCTTCGCCAAGGATTATGCCGAGGTGAACCTCGGTGCCGTCCAGAAGGCGGTCGACGCCGGCAAGCTCGACGGCAAGGGCACGATCGACCATGCCGCGCTTAAGGCAGCTGGCCTCGCGCGTGGCGGCAAGGATGGCGTCCGCCTGCTCGGCAAGGGCGAGATCAGCGCCAAGCTGAAGTTCGTCGTCGCCGGCGCGTCTGCGGGTGCCCGCGAGGCGGTGGAGAAGGCCGGTGGTTCGGTCGAGCTGATCGGGGTCGTTCCTGCGGCTGAAAAGGCGGCCGCCAAGAAGGGCAGCGCCAAGAAGGCCGCCAAGGCGAAAGCCTGA